From Chryseobacterium sp. H1D6B, a single genomic window includes:
- a CDS encoding biopolymer transporter ExbD, with translation MKIQRRNKANPEFSLAAMTDVILLMLIFFMVTSSAANQSAIDVNLPKTGAVEDNIPNPLTVSIKPDGSYFVNDKPAAREELENAIVTGLNNKSSKSFTVRADENTMHKYVVFVMEIAEKHKFNIAIATVKDK, from the coding sequence ATGAAAATTCAAAGAAGAAATAAAGCCAACCCTGAATTTAGTTTAGCAGCAATGACAGATGTTATTTTGCTGATGCTGATATTCTTTATGGTGACTTCTTCTGCTGCTAATCAAAGTGCTATTGATGTCAACCTGCCAAAAACAGGAGCTGTAGAAGATAATATCCCCAATCCGCTTACGGTGAGCATAAAACCGGACGGATCTTATTTTGTAAATGATAAACCTGCAGCAAGAGAAGAATTAGAAAATGCCATTGTAACAGGTCTGAATAATAAATCAAGCAAGTCTTTTACCGTTAGGGCAGACGAAAACACAATGCATAAGTATGTGGTTTTTGTAATGGAAATTGCTGAAAAACATAAGTTTAATATTGCTATTGCAACAGTTAAAGACAAATAA
- a CDS encoding ferric siderophore ABC transporter substrate-binding protein, with translation MRGYTVNKSEQNRDRIKSAVLSILIWSAILLFVFLYKLKPDLEKEPEKVTTMLVNFGDNRNGNGIEEPANQEGSLASKAEEVTPEPAEAEVPETKTVIKPDPQPETKKTETKEKIITGNNSKVTVPKKEDTKSNKKEASSSTASKNNKKSSTAAANSKTGNGDGKGTAAIGNLIRGRGTKAGSQGTGEGIGNDGDPLGGDGNGDSKVGIDRKLIGYIPGTMGRGGSQPQHSCSASGSITIAYTVDKAGNVVSARRSGGVSDPCVASTSVSWVKKYVKAEKASTSSTGSYKITF, from the coding sequence ATGAGAGGGTATACCGTAAACAAAAGCGAACAAAACAGAGACAGAATAAAAAGCGCAGTGCTTTCTATTCTTATTTGGTCTGCAATCCTGCTTTTTGTTTTTCTTTATAAGCTAAAGCCGGATCTGGAAAAAGAACCTGAGAAGGTGACTACAATGCTTGTCAATTTTGGAGACAACAGAAATGGAAACGGAATTGAAGAACCCGCCAATCAGGAAGGAAGTTTAGCCTCAAAAGCAGAAGAAGTTACTCCTGAACCTGCAGAAGCTGAAGTTCCTGAAACTAAAACGGTTATTAAGCCGGATCCTCAGCCTGAAACAAAAAAAACAGAGACCAAAGAGAAAATTATCACAGGAAATAATTCAAAAGTAACTGTTCCTAAAAAAGAGGATACTAAATCTAATAAGAAAGAGGCTTCAAGTTCAACAGCCTCTAAGAATAATAAAAAATCTTCCACAGCCGCGGCAAATTCTAAAACAGGAAATGGAGACGGCAAGGGAACTGCAGCCATCGGAAATCTAATCCGCGGAAGAGGAACAAAAGCCGGAAGCCAGGGAACAGGTGAAGGTATTGGAAACGATGGAGATCCTTTAGGTGGTGACGGAAATGGAGACAGTAAAGTAGGGATTGACCGTAAATTAATTGGATATATCCCCGGAACGATGGGAAGAGGAGGATCACAGCCACAGCACAGCTGTTCTGCAAGCGGATCAATTACCATTGCTTATACAGTGGATAAAGCCGGAAATGTGGTTTCTGCCAGAAGATCAGGAGGTGTATCAGACCCTTGTGTAGC